Proteins co-encoded in one Christiangramia fulva genomic window:
- a CDS encoding NAD(P)-dependent oxidoreductase has protein sequence MKIGFIGLGIMGSRMARNLQKAGYDLKVYNRTKEKAKELLENGAKWANSPAEAGKEVDILFTMLENPDVVEKLATGKEGFLSSMAEGSLWIDSSTVNPSFSKRMAEAAKEKNIRFLDAPVSGSKKPAEEAELLFLVGGEPSDFDKAKPLFQKMGKDAVHIGENGKGAAMKIMINQLLGQSMLAFSESLNLGMAMGIDKKMGLDILLKTPVTAPILDVFRYRIENNDYEPNFPLKHLQKDLHLFTETAYELGQPSPLTSAAKEVYGLAKHKNMADMDFAAVFKYLHEKE, from the coding sequence ATGAAAATAGGATTTATAGGTCTTGGAATAATGGGTAGCAGAATGGCCCGAAATCTTCAAAAAGCCGGATATGATTTAAAAGTCTATAACCGTACTAAAGAAAAGGCAAAGGAGTTACTTGAAAACGGTGCTAAATGGGCCAATTCACCCGCAGAAGCCGGTAAAGAAGTAGATATTCTCTTTACTATGCTCGAAAACCCCGATGTTGTTGAAAAACTGGCAACAGGAAAAGAGGGATTTTTAAGCTCCATGGCTGAGGGAAGTTTATGGATTGACAGCAGTACCGTAAATCCTTCCTTTAGCAAAAGAATGGCAGAAGCCGCGAAAGAGAAAAATATACGTTTTCTTGATGCTCCTGTTTCCGGTTCTAAAAAACCTGCTGAGGAGGCAGAGTTGTTATTTCTGGTGGGAGGTGAGCCTTCAGATTTTGATAAAGCAAAACCTCTTTTTCAGAAAATGGGAAAAGACGCTGTTCATATAGGGGAAAATGGAAAAGGTGCAGCCATGAAAATCATGATCAACCAGTTGCTCGGCCAAAGTATGCTTGCCTTTTCTGAAAGCCTTAATTTAGGAATGGCTATGGGGATCGATAAAAAAATGGGATTGGATATATTGCTGAAAACTCCCGTTACGGCACCTATTCTGGATGTTTTTCGCTACCGGATCGAAAACAACGATTACGAACCGAATTTTCCGCTAAAACACCTTCAAAAAGACCTTCATCTTTTCACTGAAACTGCTTACGAATTAGGCCAGCCGAGTCCGTTAACCAGCGCTGCCAAGGAAGTTTACGGTCTTGCGAAACATAAGAACATGGCTGATATGGATTTCGCTGCTGTTTTTAAATATTTGCATGAGAAAGAGTAA
- a CDS encoding cation diffusion facilitator family transporter, translated as MPEGKSNIAIYAAIAANILIAASKFIASFFTGSSAMLAEGIHSIVDTGNGLLLLMGIKKSRQKPDKLHPFGYGKEVYFWSFVVSILIFSLGGGFAIYEGIHHLTHPEPLKDPAWNYAVLGAAILFEGTSLFIAIRNFNKTRDRKSNNIIKNIIRSKDPTSFAVIIEDSAAVAGLVVALLGVFLTQQTQNPYIDGVASIIIGAILLLVATFLARESKGLLIGESAYPEVIKAVEKILEENRQVKGFSMPQTMHLGPEKILLIVEIDLADDMDLLKAEDLVKKLREEIMEKVSSIQEAYIQTTNNLKK; from the coding sequence ATGCCTGAAGGAAAATCGAATATCGCCATTTATGCTGCTATCGCCGCAAACATTTTAATTGCTGCCAGCAAATTCATTGCCTCTTTCTTTACAGGAAGTTCAGCAATGTTGGCTGAAGGTATCCATTCTATTGTAGATACCGGTAATGGTCTTCTCCTGTTAATGGGAATTAAAAAATCCAGGCAGAAGCCTGATAAACTTCATCCCTTTGGTTATGGAAAGGAAGTATATTTCTGGAGTTTTGTGGTAAGTATTCTTATTTTCTCCCTTGGAGGAGGATTCGCGATCTATGAAGGAATACATCACCTAACCCATCCTGAACCTCTCAAAGATCCGGCGTGGAACTATGCGGTTCTCGGTGCAGCCATTCTTTTTGAAGGAACTTCTCTTTTTATCGCTATCAGAAATTTCAATAAAACAAGGGATCGGAAATCAAACAATATCATCAAAAATATTATCAGAAGTAAAGATCCAACTTCTTTCGCGGTGATTATTGAAGATAGTGCCGCCGTAGCCGGCTTGGTGGTAGCTCTTTTAGGTGTTTTCTTAACTCAGCAAACCCAAAATCCGTATATAGACGGGGTCGCTTCTATCATTATTGGAGCTATTCTTTTACTGGTGGCAACTTTTTTGGCCAGAGAGAGTAAAGGATTATTAATAGGTGAAAGCGCTTATCCTGAAGTTATTAAGGCGGTAGAAAAGATTTTAGAAGAAAACAGGCAGGTCAAAGGTTTTTCCATGCCTCAAACCATGCATTTAGGACCAGAAAAAATCTTATTGATCGTGGAAATAGACCTGGCTGATGATATGGATTTATTAAAAGCGGAAGACCTCGTAAAAAAACTTCGCGAGGAAATAATGGAAAAAGTGTCGTCTATCCAGGAAGCATATATCCAAACCACCAATAACCTCAAAAAGTGA